In one Mycobacterium sp. NBC_00419 genomic region, the following are encoded:
- a CDS encoding PE-PPE domain-containing protein — translation MARRITGLAATVFVAAMLIGVSSLSLPFLTLVAFANTTVLVMGGTGNSLASPPQSIQFVQDFMSAVVSNFVVPSSMAVHPSSIPTGPYNVVAVITPEEDASGQEALSLLESISAGLANLDGCIRSAVCDYNEGVGSSPPEPSDAFVVVGFSQSAAIAMLEKRTLAATFAEGEGPNVAFVVLGNSRPNGGLIARDTAGVVIALFLGRQLDELITDPAPTDTQYRTVDVAVQYDGLVDAPLNPLNLFAAANAYAGMVYLHQESMDHSLADSEVVDQGRHGDTAYYLVSTPVLPLLMPLQRIPLVGSILADVLDAPLRVLVEAGYDRSVSPGVSTPFNLLYFPDPIKTAINFLIAVPTGLDNGIEDIVGVRPLGTHRPGPYGVGGTDVEYVSLDTSAASSAGSNVEPGSTIDASAESTTTRVTRGAVGQVKSRQPLVAAHTTIGPIVGSPSAARVGAARVDKAGDAASSASGAARGAVGVSGRSKD, via the coding sequence ATGGCGCGACGGATTACCGGACTGGCAGCGACTGTTTTCGTCGCGGCGATGCTTATCGGTGTTTCGTCGTTGTCCCTGCCGTTTCTCACCTTGGTCGCGTTCGCGAACACCACCGTTCTGGTTATGGGCGGGACAGGAAATTCTCTGGCCTCACCGCCCCAGTCGATCCAATTCGTTCAAGACTTCATGAGTGCTGTGGTCAGCAACTTCGTCGTTCCCTCGTCGATGGCGGTACACCCTTCTAGTATCCCGACCGGACCGTACAACGTGGTAGCGGTGATCACCCCTGAAGAGGACGCCTCTGGGCAGGAAGCACTGAGTCTCCTCGAGTCGATCTCCGCAGGTCTAGCCAACCTCGACGGCTGTATCCGCAGTGCTGTATGCGACTACAACGAGGGCGTGGGATCGTCGCCACCGGAACCGTCTGATGCCTTCGTGGTCGTTGGCTTCTCGCAGAGTGCGGCCATTGCGATGCTAGAAAAGCGCACGCTGGCAGCCACTTTCGCCGAGGGAGAGGGCCCCAACGTCGCATTCGTAGTGTTGGGCAATTCGAGGCCGAACGGTGGGTTGATCGCGCGCGATACGGCAGGAGTTGTCATTGCGCTGTTCCTGGGCCGTCAGCTTGACGAGTTGATCACCGATCCTGCGCCGACCGACACGCAGTACCGAACGGTCGATGTCGCTGTTCAGTACGACGGGTTGGTCGATGCTCCGTTGAATCCGCTGAATCTGTTCGCTGCGGCTAATGCCTATGCCGGGATGGTGTATCTCCATCAGGAATCCATGGATCACAGTCTTGCGGATTCAGAAGTCGTCGATCAGGGACGGCACGGCGATACTGCCTATTATCTGGTTTCCACTCCGGTGCTTCCCCTGCTGATGCCGCTGCAACGTATTCCACTGGTGGGCTCGATCTTGGCTGATGTCCTAGACGCGCCACTGCGTGTGCTAGTCGAGGCAGGCTACGACCGGTCGGTAAGCCCGGGCGTCTCTACGCCATTCAATTTGCTCTACTTTCCCGATCCTATAAAAACCGCCATCAACTTCCTCATCGCTGTCCCGACGGGGCTCGATAACGGCATCGAGGACATTGTCGGCGTTCGGCCATTGGGCACACACCGGCCCGGACCTTATGGGGTGGGAGGTACTGACGTCGAATACGTATCCCTTGACACCTCTGCAGCCAGCTCGGCTGGTTCGAACGTGGAGCCTGGCTCAACAATCGACGCCAGCGCAGAATCGACGACCACTCGGGTCACCAGAGGCGCCGTGGGGCAGGTCAAGTCGCGACAGCCTTTAGTAGCGGCACACACGACCATCGGTCCGATAGTGGGTTCCCCAAGCGCCGCGAGAGTTGGCGCCGCGCGAGTCGACAAGGCTGGAGATGCGGCCAGTAGCGCGAGTGGCGCGGCGCGCGGCGCGGTGGGCGTGTCTGGCAGGTCGAAGGACTAG
- a CDS encoding glycosyltransferase: MKVVLACHGVRGDVEPSVVIGRELLRRGHDVSIAVPPNVVGFAEAAGLTAVAWGQDSQVMMDAQRDYWTCFFRMPWKPKELDRLGREIGEIVTQCWTSEAFATLSSLAEGADLIIAGYGFDQFSANVAEYYNIPLATVHFFPTLANGRVLPLLPAPLGHAVMKGWERISWSGPVKQVEDEQRRALGLPEAESPWPKRIADRGSLEIQAYDAAVVPGLVTEWSQWGDRRPFVGTLTLESPTESEDKVASWIAGGAPPIFFGFGSVPVGSPAETIAMISAVCEQLGERALVGAGSTDFSAATLPDHVKVAGQLNYAAVFPACRAVVHHSGAGTIAACLRAGVPQVGLWTLPDQALRTTQLKRLKVGTGRRFSKATEETLLADLRRVLAPAYCSRARDFASRMTTPAESAVAAADVVERYVGDRRLC, from the coding sequence ATGAAGGTTGTCCTGGCATGCCATGGCGTGCGGGGTGATGTTGAGCCCTCGGTCGTCATCGGTCGCGAGTTGCTGCGCAGGGGGCATGACGTCAGCATTGCGGTTCCGCCAAACGTCGTCGGCTTCGCCGAGGCGGCGGGCCTTACTGCTGTTGCGTGGGGCCAGGATTCGCAGGTCATGATGGATGCGCAACGCGACTACTGGACATGCTTTTTCCGAATGCCCTGGAAGCCAAAGGAACTGGACCGCCTTGGTCGTGAAATCGGGGAGATCGTCACTCAGTGCTGGACTTCGGAGGCCTTCGCGACGCTGTCCTCACTAGCCGAGGGCGCCGACCTCATCATCGCCGGCTACGGCTTCGATCAGTTTTCTGCGAACGTGGCCGAGTACTACAACATCCCGCTGGCGACGGTGCACTTCTTCCCGACGCTTGCCAACGGCAGGGTGCTGCCCTTGTTGCCGGCGCCACTGGGGCATGCGGTGATGAAGGGCTGGGAGCGGATCTCCTGGAGTGGCCCGGTGAAGCAAGTCGAGGATGAGCAGCGCCGTGCCCTTGGTCTGCCCGAGGCCGAGAGTCCGTGGCCGAAGCGAATCGCTGATCGTGGATCGTTGGAGATCCAGGCTTACGACGCCGCTGTAGTCCCAGGGCTGGTTACTGAATGGTCGCAATGGGGTGATCGGCGACCTTTCGTCGGCACGCTGACGCTGGAGTCGCCAACGGAGTCTGAGGACAAGGTCGCCTCGTGGATAGCGGGCGGCGCGCCCCCGATTTTCTTCGGATTTGGCAGCGTGCCGGTCGGTTCTCCGGCCGAGACCATCGCAATGATCAGTGCGGTGTGCGAGCAGTTGGGCGAGCGGGCGCTAGTCGGAGCCGGTTCTACCGACTTCAGTGCTGCCACCCTTCCCGATCACGTCAAGGTGGCTGGGCAGTTGAACTACGCGGCGGTCTTCCCAGCATGCCGCGCGGTAGTGCATCACAGCGGTGCGGGCACGATCGCCGCATGTCTGAGGGCGGGTGTGCCCCAGGTCGGACTGTGGACACTGCCAGACCAAGCGCTACGGACAACGCAGCTCAAACGCCTGAAAGTCGGCACTGGTCGGCGCTTCTCGAAGGCGACCGAGGAGACCCTCTTGGCTGATCTGAGAAGGGTGCTGGCCCCGGCGTACTGCTCGCGTGCCCGCGACTTCGCGAGCCGGATGACAACTCCTGCGGAGAGCGCTGTGGCCGCGGCCGATGTGGTGGAGCGGTACGTAGGCGACAGGCGTCTCTGCTAG
- a CDS encoding class I SAM-dependent methyltransferase: MTNPRGIVLHVTKAEEITLPDTALLTLWSRANEARRPDGIIDDPMAIRLMDSIDYDFSKFSLATDRQDIALRALAFDAKAARYLSDHPAATVVALGEGMQTSFWRLDNAGLGHQFRWLTVDLPTIIDFRERLLPQSPRISSCAQSVLDFTWMDRVDPHNGVFVTAEGLLPYLQPDEALSVIRECARRFPGGQMIFDLPNKFQAFLARHRIWTVLRGTWPRTPFSLSAKEIADLPNRIPGIRAVQNVPPPRGRGPALDLLLWPTVAELPLLEFGP; the protein is encoded by the coding sequence ATGACTAACCCTCGGGGTATCGTCTTGCACGTGACCAAGGCCGAGGAGATCACGCTACCCGACACGGCATTGCTGACGTTGTGGAGTCGCGCGAACGAGGCGCGACGGCCTGACGGAATCATCGATGATCCGATGGCTATCCGCCTGATGGATTCGATCGACTACGACTTCAGTAAATTCAGTCTGGCAACAGATCGTCAAGATATCGCCCTGCGCGCTCTCGCGTTCGACGCCAAAGCCGCTCGCTATCTCTCCGACCACCCGGCAGCAACCGTCGTGGCCCTCGGCGAGGGAATGCAGACGAGCTTCTGGCGCCTCGACAATGCGGGCCTGGGTCATCAATTCCGTTGGTTGACTGTGGATCTGCCGACAATCATCGATTTCCGTGAGCGGTTGTTGCCCCAGTCTCCGAGGATATCTAGCTGCGCGCAGTCGGTGTTGGACTTCACCTGGATGGATCGGGTCGACCCGCACAACGGTGTCTTCGTCACGGCTGAGGGCTTGTTGCCTTACCTGCAGCCTGACGAGGCACTGAGCGTGATTCGCGAATGTGCGCGCCGGTTTCCCGGTGGTCAGATGATCTTTGACCTGCCAAACAAGTTTCAAGCATTTCTGGCCAGGCATCGCATCTGGACGGTATTGCGTGGGACATGGCCGCGAACACCGTTCAGTTTGTCCGCGAAGGAGATCGCCGACTTGCCGAATCGTATCCCGGGCATTCGAGCAGTCCAGAACGTGCCGCCGCCGCGCGGTCGCGGTCCGGCGCTGGACTTGCTCCTGTGGCCCACTGTTGCCGAACTTCCTTTGCTTGAGTTCGGCCCCTAG
- a CDS encoding Gfo/Idh/MocA family protein, protein MPDCPSPVRIGILGASGYAPTTIINPARGSSEVVVAAVGARDVSSAQAFATKHGIAKAHGSYDELVNDPEIDAVYILAPTSMHGKWMRAALAAGKHVLCEKPFTANSAEAREIAELAATSDRVVMEAVQGRYHPLTLRVEEIIASGELGKLEHVDVALCVLLPKFSGNCYNYDLAGGAMMDAGSYVVNMLRTFGGSTPEVIAAQAKLRDPRVDRAMTAQLRYPEGHTGRLRVSLWSTDLFRATAKVVGDAGELRWLSPAAPHLFPRLTIRSAKGKRVERFPRRITYDYQLDAFAAAVLRGEPVRTTPEGAVQTMTVIDAIYRAAGLPIRQPS, encoded by the coding sequence GTGCCTGACTGTCCGAGCCCCGTCCGAATCGGCATATTGGGTGCTTCAGGTTACGCGCCGACGACCATCATCAACCCCGCACGGGGAAGCTCTGAGGTCGTGGTGGCCGCGGTCGGGGCCCGTGACGTCTCCAGTGCCCAAGCATTCGCGACTAAGCACGGTATCGCCAAGGCGCACGGCAGCTATGACGAGCTGGTCAACGACCCCGAGATCGATGCGGTCTACATATTGGCGCCGACAAGCATGCACGGCAAGTGGATGCGGGCCGCGCTCGCAGCCGGCAAGCATGTGCTGTGTGAGAAGCCCTTCACTGCCAATTCGGCCGAAGCGCGAGAGATCGCCGAACTGGCTGCGACATCGGACCGAGTAGTGATGGAGGCAGTCCAGGGGCGCTATCACCCGTTGACACTGCGCGTCGAGGAGATCATCGCTTCAGGGGAATTGGGCAAGCTCGAGCATGTTGACGTCGCTCTTTGCGTGCTGCTGCCCAAGTTTTCGGGCAACTGCTACAACTACGATCTCGCCGGCGGGGCGATGATGGACGCGGGCAGCTACGTGGTCAACATGCTGCGAACCTTCGGCGGTTCGACGCCGGAAGTCATTGCTGCCCAGGCGAAACTTCGCGACCCCCGTGTCGACAGGGCTATGACTGCCCAATTGCGCTACCCCGAGGGCCACACCGGTCGGTTGCGGGTGTCGCTGTGGTCGACCGATCTGTTCCGGGCCACCGCCAAGGTGGTTGGCGATGCCGGTGAACTGCGATGGCTGAGCCCCGCAGCGCCCCACCTTTTCCCTCGGCTCACCATTCGCTCCGCCAAAGGCAAACGGGTGGAGCGTTTCCCGCGCCGTATCACCTACGACTATCAGCTGGATGCTTTCGCCGCGGCGGTGCTGCGAGGCGAGCCCGTGCGGACAACGCCGGAGGGTGCGGTCCAAACAATGACCGTCATCGATGCGATCTATCGCGCGGCGGGGCTACCCATTCGTCAACCCAGCTGA
- a CDS encoding acyltransferase family protein translates to MIADSSVAGEDESVGRLPRKPRCAAPTLGEEFDPQSNALNAWRLLMATGVILWHSWLITGRQISFEPAHQLLRDVWVDGFFAMSGFLITWSWFRRPRLRDYFVARGLRILPGFWVCLVVIAFVIAPIATAIQGGSPGKLLLSLDPIQYVVRNSALLIQQNDIAGTPLGVPRPGEWDSSLWTLYWEALCYLAIAILGVTGLLRRRWLIPLLLALAVFWSTRVPAMSRLVEAPPGTVEIDAAAQALIAQGAAARFAVMFFAGALIYQLRDVIPARWSLVAGCVVVVLAASFLPNYRVIGAIPLAYALIVSGALLHHPRLRLRTDLSYGVYIYAFPIQQLLVICGLGLLAPPVFAIVAAAITLPLAAFSWFVVERPAMSLKSRLVKRDLPAA, encoded by the coding sequence ATGATCGCGGACTCAAGTGTCGCTGGCGAGGACGAAAGCGTCGGTCGCCTGCCGCGTAAGCCCCGGTGTGCTGCTCCCACTCTCGGTGAGGAGTTCGATCCTCAGAGTAACGCCTTGAACGCGTGGCGGTTGCTTATGGCGACTGGCGTTATTCTTTGGCACTCTTGGCTTATCACAGGCCGCCAGATTTCTTTTGAGCCGGCGCATCAGTTGCTTCGCGATGTTTGGGTCGACGGGTTCTTTGCGATGTCCGGATTCCTCATAACGTGGAGCTGGTTCCGGAGGCCGAGGCTTCGGGATTACTTCGTCGCACGGGGGCTACGCATTCTTCCCGGTTTCTGGGTATGCCTGGTCGTCATTGCTTTCGTCATAGCGCCGATCGCCACCGCGATTCAGGGCGGCTCACCGGGCAAGCTACTGCTGTCGCTCGATCCGATTCAGTACGTAGTGCGCAATAGCGCACTGTTGATTCAGCAGAACGATATAGCGGGAACTCCGCTCGGTGTCCCGCGGCCCGGGGAATGGGACAGCTCTCTGTGGACGCTCTACTGGGAAGCGTTGTGCTACTTGGCTATTGCGATTCTGGGAGTAACAGGGCTTCTGCGCCGCCGATGGCTAATACCGCTACTGTTGGCTCTCGCGGTGTTCTGGTCGACACGAGTGCCCGCTATGAGTCGGCTAGTTGAAGCGCCGCCCGGGACCGTCGAAATCGATGCCGCAGCCCAAGCGCTGATAGCGCAAGGAGCTGCAGCGCGATTCGCGGTGATGTTCTTTGCTGGCGCCCTTATCTATCAGTTGAGAGATGTTATCCCGGCTCGGTGGTCACTGGTCGCAGGCTGTGTGGTCGTCGTACTGGCGGCTAGTTTTCTACCAAACTATCGAGTAATCGGTGCAATCCCGCTGGCGTATGCCCTCATCGTTTCAGGTGCGCTACTTCACCACCCCCGCTTGAGGCTGCGGACGGATCTGTCTTACGGCGTTTACATCTACGCCTTCCCGATTCAGCAGCTTCTCGTCATATGCGGGCTCGGCCTGCTTGCTCCACCAGTATTTGCGATCGTTGCAGCTGCCATCACCTTGCCGCTAGCGGCGTTCAGTTGGTTCGTGGTGGAGAGGCCCGCAATGTCTCTGAAATCTCGTTTGGTAAAGAGGGACCTTCCGGCTGCGTGA
- a CDS encoding GMC family oxidoreductase encodes MPDGEVDAREAERIVWDVIVVGTGMGGGTLGYSLARAGRKVLFVEKGRSTLPGTQGTIRAAMPELAEPQAYRSQEAYFEALTRGGRSTDEIEDISGRFSKRFVPFIGSGTGGSSALYGMVCERFFAEDFTPRRHFADPGTSSVPDAWPITYDELRPWYAQAEKLMGVRGQPDPLRPDTAQSGLPAAPPFSADNQPLVDYLTGRGLHPYHLPMACDYTEGCGTCQAFLCDKACKNDGGRNGVQPAIAEHGARLLAECRVLHLEADRTHVQKVVCAHTTGTLALQAKVVVLAAGALATPVLLLNSTSGDWPNGLANGSDYVGRNLMRHLLDWIEVWPESGSRITAENKEIGLNDFYFWEGQKFGTVQSAGSMASLAPMEMLTNHPGLLPRALRLASPAARPIYERFFSGGLVLAAIMEDLPYLDNRVLPSQNPGSDGRQRLRLQYRMHPNEAGRRRIFLRQLKEVLKPYRKLTLRTGESNTTLGHVCGTVRFGSDPKTSVLNAHNRAHEVHNLYVADASFFPSSTGLNPSLTVAANALRIAEHINNEQFAS; translated from the coding sequence TTGCCTGACGGCGAAGTGGACGCCCGCGAGGCAGAGCGCATTGTGTGGGACGTGATTGTCGTCGGCACCGGTATGGGCGGCGGAACCCTGGGGTATTCGTTGGCGCGCGCCGGGCGCAAGGTGCTGTTTGTCGAGAAGGGCCGCTCGACCTTGCCCGGGACGCAGGGAACAATCCGCGCGGCAATGCCCGAGTTGGCCGAGCCCCAGGCATATCGATCGCAGGAGGCCTACTTCGAGGCATTGACCCGCGGCGGCCGATCGACCGACGAGATCGAGGACATCAGCGGCCGCTTCTCGAAGCGATTCGTCCCGTTCATCGGCAGCGGGACCGGCGGCTCCTCGGCCCTCTACGGCATGGTCTGCGAGCGGTTCTTCGCCGAGGACTTCACGCCGCGCCGACACTTCGCCGATCCCGGCACCTCCAGCGTGCCGGACGCCTGGCCGATCACCTACGACGAGCTGAGGCCGTGGTACGCCCAAGCCGAGAAGCTGATGGGCGTACGCGGCCAGCCCGATCCGCTGCGGCCCGACACCGCCCAGTCCGGATTGCCTGCAGCACCGCCTTTTTCGGCCGACAATCAGCCGCTCGTCGACTATCTGACTGGCCGTGGGCTCCATCCCTACCATCTGCCGATGGCCTGTGACTACACCGAAGGTTGTGGCACGTGCCAGGCCTTCCTCTGCGACAAAGCGTGCAAGAACGACGGGGGCCGAAACGGCGTTCAGCCGGCCATCGCCGAGCACGGGGCGCGGCTGCTGGCGGAGTGTCGAGTCCTGCACCTGGAAGCCGACCGCACCCATGTTCAGAAGGTGGTCTGCGCGCACACCACCGGAACACTGGCATTGCAGGCCAAAGTCGTAGTGCTGGCCGCCGGTGCGCTGGCCACTCCTGTGCTGCTGCTGAATTCCACATCCGGTGACTGGCCGAACGGATTGGCCAACGGATCTGACTATGTGGGTCGCAACCTGATGCGTCACCTCCTGGACTGGATCGAAGTGTGGCCGGAGTCGGGGTCGCGGATCACGGCCGAGAACAAGGAGATTGGGCTCAACGATTTCTACTTCTGGGAGGGCCAGAAGTTCGGCACCGTGCAGTCGGCCGGTTCGATGGCCTCGCTGGCACCGATGGAGATGCTGACGAATCATCCCGGCTTGTTGCCCCGAGCACTGCGCTTGGCCAGCCCGGCAGCGCGGCCGATTTACGAGCGCTTCTTCTCCGGCGGCCTGGTACTCGCAGCGATCATGGAAGATCTGCCGTATCTCGACAACCGCGTTCTTCCGTCGCAGAACCCCGGGTCGGACGGTCGCCAGCGGTTACGGTTGCAGTACCGCATGCACCCCAACGAGGCCGGGCGTCGCCGAATCTTCCTGCGCCAGCTCAAAGAAGTGCTGAAGCCGTATCGCAAACTCACCTTGCGCACGGGCGAGAGCAACACCACTCTCGGCCATGTCTGCGGCACGGTCCGCTTCGGGTCAGATCCCAAAACCAGTGTGCTCAATGCACATAACCGCGCCCACGAGGTTCACAATCTCTACGTCGCGGACGCGTCGTTCTTCCCGTCCAGTACCGGATTGAACCCCAGCTTGACCGTTGCCGCCAATGCGTTACGGATTGCCGAACACATCAACAACGAGCAGTTTGCGAGCTAG
- a CDS encoding glycosyltransferase family 4 protein, which produces MNFASTPAENSPSHKLCAMSAIEAIRRAAGRLDPIRVLRRRPPLPRVAVVSNVSSFGGGGVVGFREILLAIRDQRPDLDVLAVVPRQGAVAKDCSERGIRTSIAWTPWWGFGKWWRYRGIDPHALIGWVPYALLLIPGIVQAVLLLAQERPTMVVSNTMTIPSHAIAAKLLGIPHYWFVREFGRDDHRLWFLLGYRRTIRLINRLSTVVICNSHAVEQAMLAIDPTMTTAVVYPVVETPLGVPPQRQPGERMRTVLVGYFSLGKGQHLAIEAIAIARRAGVDIELSLVGTGRHAPLRALARRAGVEDLLTIHGPTKDLGTHWSAAHVGLMCSQSEAFGRVTVEAMRAGLPVCGTDSGGTPEIIEHRVNGLLSPAGDAHALAANLMMIESDEGLRRRLALGALDSAQHFQRGRHDKELATILRLHD; this is translated from the coding sequence TTGAATTTCGCATCGACTCCTGCAGAGAACAGCCCTTCGCATAAGCTCTGCGCGATGTCCGCCATCGAAGCCATACGCCGTGCGGCTGGCAGACTTGATCCGATCAGAGTCTTGCGGCGCCGGCCTCCGCTACCGCGCGTGGCTGTCGTGTCGAACGTGAGCAGCTTCGGCGGCGGTGGCGTCGTCGGATTTCGGGAAATCCTCCTGGCGATCCGGGACCAACGCCCAGACCTCGACGTTCTGGCTGTCGTCCCGCGGCAGGGCGCCGTGGCGAAGGACTGCAGTGAGCGCGGAATCCGCACCAGCATCGCCTGGACCCCGTGGTGGGGGTTCGGCAAGTGGTGGCGCTACCGCGGCATTGACCCGCATGCGCTGATCGGCTGGGTTCCCTACGCCCTGTTGCTGATTCCGGGCATCGTGCAGGCAGTGCTCCTGCTGGCACAGGAGCGGCCAACGATGGTGGTCAGCAACACGATGACGATCCCGTCGCACGCTATCGCCGCCAAACTACTCGGAATCCCGCACTACTGGTTCGTCCGAGAGTTCGGCCGAGACGATCACCGCCTCTGGTTCTTACTTGGTTACCGACGGACCATCCGGCTGATCAACCGCCTATCGACGGTCGTGATCTGCAACTCGCACGCAGTCGAACAGGCGATGCTCGCGATAGATCCGACGATGACAACCGCCGTCGTCTACCCCGTCGTCGAAACGCCACTGGGGGTGCCCCCACAACGGCAACCCGGCGAGCGCATGCGAACCGTTCTCGTCGGCTACTTCTCCCTCGGTAAGGGGCAGCACCTGGCGATCGAAGCCATTGCGATCGCCCGGAGAGCCGGCGTCGACATCGAACTGTCACTTGTAGGAACGGGGCGCCATGCGCCCCTTCGCGCACTGGCTCGCCGCGCCGGCGTTGAGGACCTACTGACGATCCACGGTCCCACGAAAGATCTCGGAACACACTGGAGTGCGGCACATGTGGGCCTGATGTGCAGTCAGAGTGAGGCATTCGGCCGCGTTACCGTCGAAGCGATGAGAGCCGGTCTGCCCGTGTGCGGCACCGATTCGGGTGGCACACCCGAGATCATCGAGCACCGCGTCAATGGGCTACTGAGCCCGGCTGGGGATGCGCACGCACTGGCAGCCAACCTGATGATGATCGAATCGGACGAGGGTTTGCGCCGCCGTCTGGCACTCGGCGCGTTGGATTCGGCGCAGCATTTCCAACGCGGCCGCCACGACAAAGAGCTCGCCACAATCCTGCGTCTTCACGACTAG